The Etheostoma spectabile isolate EspeVRDwgs_2016 chromosome 1, UIUC_Espe_1.0, whole genome shotgun sequence genome has a segment encoding these proteins:
- the ero1a gene encoding ERO1-like protein alpha, which produces MKKLMVLVLLLQVSGCADSRCFCQVTGDLDDCTCDVETIDGFNNDQLFSKLQTLLESDYFRFYKVNLNKACPFWTVRSHCGLKDCAVQPCSPNDVPEGIRSSSHSKYSAELNEQPVECEQAGHLGAVDVSLSDETREALLNWSKHDDEAERFCVVDDEESPDSQYVDLLLNPERFTAYRGPEAWQIWNSIYEENCFKPYTIKRPLIPNLFHSSSGSEAKTFYSWLEGQCVEKRAFYRLISGLHASINIHLSARYLLDDSWFQKKWGHNVTEFRQRFDSELTAGEGPKRLRNLYFLFLIELRALAKALPVFQQPSFHLYTGRPEEDRRHKELLLHILQLARSFPLHFDERSLFAGDEKEAAKLKEDIRLAFLNISRIMDCVGCFKCRLWGKLQTQGLGTALKILFSERQIEALPTSSSKRPSFQLSRQEISSLLNAFGRISTSIRELKNFRSLLAEER; this is translated from the exons GTCACGGGAGACCTGGACGACTGTACTTGTGATGTGGAGACCATCGACGGCTTTAACAACGACCAGCTTTTCTCCAAACTTCAAACTCTTCTGGAGTCAGACTATTTCAGGTTCTACAAG GTGAACCTGAACAAGGCGTGTCCGTTCTGGACGGTCCGCAGTCACTGTGGTCTGAAGGACTGTGCTGTGCAGCCGTGCTCCCCT AACGACGTGCCAGAGGGGATCAGATCCTCCTCCCACAGCAAG tattcAGCAGAATTAAACGAGCAGCCGGTTGAGTGTGAGCAGGCGGGGCATCTCGGAGCTGTAGATGTTTCTTTAAG TGACGAGACCAGAGAGGCTCTGCTCAACTGGAGCAAACACGACGACGAGGCAGAGCGCTTCTGCGTGGTCGACG ACGAGGAGTCACCGGACTCCCAGTATGTGGACCTGCTGCTGAACCCGGAGCGCTTCACGGCCTACAGAGGACCAGAGGCCTGGCAGATCTGGAACAGCATCTACGAGGAGAACTGCTTCAA ACCGTATACCATCAAGCGACCACTAATTCCCAACTTGTTCCACAGCAGCTCAGGAAGTGAAG CAAAGACCTTCTACAGCTGGCTGGAAG GTCAGTGTGTAGAGAAGAGGGCTTTCTACCGGCTCATCTCCGGGCTCCACGCCAGCATCAACATACACCTGAGCGCCAGATACCTCTTGGATG ACAGCTGGTTTCAGAAGAAGTGGGGTCACAACGTGACCGAGTTCAGGCAGCGTTTTGATTCGGAGCTGACGGCCGGCGAGGGCCCCAAGAGGCTCCGCAACCTCTACTTCCTGTTTCTGATCGAGCTGCGAGCGCTGGCCAAAGCGCTGCCTGTCTTCCAGCAGCCTTCCTTCCACCTGTACACCGGCAGACCGGAGGAGGACCGCAGACACAAAGAGCTGCTGCTGCACATCCTGCAGCTGGCCCG ATCTTTCCCTCTACACTTTGATGAGCGGTCTCTGTTTGCTGGGGATGAAAAAGAGGCAGCCAAACTGAAG GAGGACATCAGACTGGCCTTCCTCAACATCTCCAGGATCATGGACTGCGTGGGCTGCTTCAAGTGTCGACTGTGGGGGAAACTGCAG ACTCAGGGATTAGGTACAGCGCTAAAGATTTTGTTTTCAGAGCGGCAGATTGAAGCTCTGCCGACGTCCAGCAGCAAGCGACCCAGTTTCCAGCTCAGCCGTCAGGAGATCTCCTCCCTGCTCAACGCCTTTGGAAG GATTTCCACAAGCATCAGAGAGCTGAAAAACTTCCGATCTCTGCTAGCAGAGGAGCGGTGA